Proteins encoded by one window of Methanobacterium sp. CWC-01:
- a CDS encoding NifB/NifX family molybdenum-iron cluster-binding protein, with the protein MKIAVAATGENLDSGASPVFGRCPYFILADVNDEIQEVKVLNNPAMTAGGGAGIQAAQLLAEEKTKVVISGAVGPNAFEVLRRFNIKVYEIQPGTVEENLKLYKKGELEEITVPGPENRGRDGAGMGAGMGAGRGGGRGGRGGGRRF; encoded by the coding sequence ATGAAAATAGCTGTTGCGGCTACTGGAGAAAATTTAGATTCCGGTGCCAGTCCCGTATTTGGCAGGTGCCCGTATTTTATCCTAGCCGACGTGAATGATGAAATTCAGGAAGTTAAGGTCTTAAACAATCCGGCTATGACTGCTGGTGGAGGTGCGGGAATTCAGGCGGCTCAATTACTGGCCGAAGAGAAGACCAAGGTAGTGATTTCTGGGGCGGTAGGTCCCAACGCCTTTGAAGTGTTAAGACGCTTTAACATAAAAGTTTACGAAATCCAACCCGGTACTGTAGAAGAAAACTTAAAACTCTATAAGAAGGGGGAACTGGAGGAAATTACGGTACCAGGCCCAGAAAATAGGGGTCGTGATGGCGCTGGAATGGGTGCGGGAATGGGTGCCGGACGAGGTGGTGGTCGAGGCGGCCGCGGTGGTGGCCGACGATTCTGA
- a CDS encoding ATP-binding protein, with amino-acid sequence MRIAVTGGKGGTGKSTVATSVAYEMAKHVKTLLVDCDVECPDDHLLLSISRQKVMDVETLLPSFDQETCQKCGTCSRVCRQNAIVFVTGEYPFLIPEQCNGCGACILACPAGSITEDSQVIGTIYQGKIETREGSTETEIAENFLLISGEVEVGCEASTLVVNATRKYASQLEEDYPITVIDTAAGTHCNVIAALMDTNLVLAVSEPTPLGKHDLGLILELLEKIGLEAKIIINRADLGKLDLIKVLAGEMGLEVVLEIPYQKRILENYSRGVPALGDLVSQFVVDMVEETRLEQSSAEENQ; translated from the coding sequence ATGAGAATAGCCGTTACCGGAGGAAAGGGAGGAACCGGAAAATCAACAGTTGCCACATCTGTAGCCTATGAAATGGCCAAACATGTTAAGACCCTTCTGGTGGATTGTGATGTGGAGTGTCCCGATGACCATTTGCTGCTTTCCATCAGCAGGCAGAAGGTGATGGATGTTGAAACCTTACTCCCTTCCTTTGACCAGGAAACCTGCCAGAAGTGTGGTACCTGCTCCAGAGTATGCCGACAGAATGCCATCGTATTCGTGACCGGTGAATATCCTTTTTTGATACCGGAACAATGCAATGGGTGTGGAGCATGTATACTGGCCTGCCCTGCAGGGTCAATAACCGAGGACAGCCAGGTAATTGGAACAATATACCAGGGCAAAATTGAAACTCGGGAAGGAAGTACAGAAACGGAAATTGCAGAAAATTTTTTGCTGATTTCTGGGGAGGTAGAGGTGGGTTGTGAGGCCAGCACCCTGGTGGTGAATGCCACTCGCAAATATGCTTCTCAATTGGAAGAAGATTACCCAATAACGGTTATAGACACCGCTGCTGGGACTCATTGTAATGTAATAGCTGCTTTAATGGATACAAATCTGGTATTGGCTGTCTCTGAGCCAACACCCCTTGGAAAACATGATTTGGGCCTCATCCTTGAATTACTGGAAAAAATCGGACTGGAAGCTAAAATTATTATAAACCGGGCGGATCTGGGAAAACTTGACCTTATAAAAGTCCTTGCTGGTGAGATGGGATTGGAAGTTGTGTTGGAAATCCCTTACCAGAAACGAATACTGGAAAATTATTCTAGAGGTGTCCCTGCCCTTGGTGACTTGGTTTCTCAATTTGTTGTTGACATGGTTGAAGAAACTCGGCTGGAACAATCTTCTGCGGAGGAAAATCAATGA